From the Phyllobacterium sp. T1293 genome, the window CCCCAACTGTTGTTGATGAAACTTACGCCTGATTGAATTATAGCATCCCCGGAAGCCTTATCGCTCAATTTTCCATACGATAGAAAATATCCCGTAAAGAAGTCATTCGAGCCAAACGCACCGCCATGCATGCCAAGGCCATCCTTGTTCGCGATCATGGTGCCGGCCACATGCGTTCCATGAAATTCTGGACGCTTTTCGTCTTTCTCAAACTCAGGCGTAGTGCCATCGATTAATGGTTTGCCGAACCCCTGGATTGTCTTGTTATAAAAATCCGGGTGATCAACATAAACACCTGCATCAAACTCACCCAGTTTAACACCTTGACCGGTCGCATTCGCAGCATAGGCTGCGTCAAAGTGATGGACGTCCAAGCCCCAATTGGCGAAATATTCGGGTGTGCGAAATACCTCCCTGTCTCCCTTAATCCTAGCTTGAACGTAAGGCAGTTTTTGTTCTTGCCCAAAAGCACCCGCACCTGCACCTGCAATAATCAACCCGGCACAAACGCTGCTCATCAAATGCTTGCGAAATTTGGAAAGGCGGGCAGAACATGCGGAAAAACCCGCATCCGTGGCGTGAAAAGACATGAAATATCGTTCCCGTTATAAATTTTTAAAAAATGTAAAATCAGAAAAAAGCAGGCAATGAATATCGGCTAATAAATTTGCAAATGTACGGGATAGTCAAGTGCAACTTAAGTATGAGGCGGTGTGGGGGCAGATCGGTGGATTTGCCGACACTTTTGATAAGTGCCGGCAAAGCGATAGCCAGTTAGAATTCCTTGCCGATCTTGGCATCAACCGAATAATTGCTGGCGCCGCGGATGACGAAGAAGAACAGGATGGCCGCCCAGAGGATGGATTTTTCCGAGCCGTCCCAGCCCTGACCTTTGGCGATCCAGTGGAAATAGACGGTGACGAGGAGGACAATGGTTGTGGCGAAGGCCGCCGGGCGGGTCAGGAGCCCAAGGACCAGCAGAATGCCGCCAAAGAACTCCGTTGCGGCGAGAAGCGGCGACCAGAACACGCCGGGATAAAAGCCCAGCCCTTCGACCATTTCGATAGCGCCAAACGGATTGGCGATCTTGCCGGAGCCGTGCAGAACCAGCGCTCCACCGGCAATCACCCGCAGAAGCGTTTCAGAAAATTGTGC encodes:
- a CDS encoding S8 family serine peptidase produces the protein MSFHATDAGFSACSARLSKFRKHLMSSVCAGLIIAGAGAGAFGQEQKLPYVQARIKGDREVFRTPEYFANWGLDVHHFDAAYAANATGQGVKLGEFDAGVYVDHPDFYNKTIQGFGKPLIDGTTPEFEKDEKRPEFHGTHVAGTMIANKDGLGMHGGAFGSNDFFTGYFLSYGKLSDKASGDAIIQSGVSFINNSWGPDFDNYRIARQYGVVGPSVSDLGEYNGYRNIRLATEPLLRANPEYSAVILDVIDKALEKQRGRNVDASLAKAAINGVGIVFAAGNDRLYSSSLVLNKFGLRPRLFRGISVGDSVGKSTDLPPHRLILKLHLTIPYICKFISRYSLPAFF
- a CDS encoding DoxX family protein is translated as MNANGNNRPLIIPALGGIYNGLAQFSETLLRVIAGGALVLHGSGKIANPFGAIEMVEGLGFYPGVFWSPLLAATEFFGGILLVLGLLTRPAAFATTIVLLVTVYFHWIAKGQGWDGSEKSILWAAILFFFVIRGASNYSVDAKIGKEF